The Dehalobacter sp. DCM sequence GTTATAACTTTATTGCTATCCCGATAGCCGCTGGTATTTTGGCTCCTATCGGAATAACTTTGAGCCCTGCGCTTGGAGCAGTATTCATGTCCCTCTCCACTGTTATCGTTGCGATCAATGCAATGCTTTTGAGATTAGACCCGAAATAAAACGAAGCAGGAACAAAAAAACACTGGCTGGTGTGCTGTACAAGGATATACGTACACCCACGGATTTCTGAGAAAAAACAGGACTCCATCATTTTAATCTGGACCTGATTTCAAGGACAATATCGGATAGTAATTCTTAACACAATTTTACCCGCAGCTCTTTTTATTGAGTTGCGGGTTTTCTGCTTGTAAAGATTTCATTGTGGTTAGAAACCAAATGGTTTATAATATTTTCTAATAAGGCATGGAGGGACTATTATGAAAAACTCGGACATGATACGACAGCTATGTGAACAAATGAATATCAGTGTCTCCGAATTGGCTAGACGATTAGGTCAGTCGCCACAGAACTTCGGGAAGAAGCTGAAGCGTGAAACGATTACCTTAGAAGAACTTAAGACCATAGCAGATGTGATGGATGTAAAGTTTGAACAGGCTTTCATTCTGCCTGATGGGAAAGAAATAAAAACAGGAAATGAGTAAAGGCGGCGGTCTACTATGATGATCAGCCCGGAAGGATATTATGAAGAGTATCTCAAAGGAAAAACAAAAGAGCAGATTATGACCGCTATACGTGGGCTTAAGCAGGAAATAGGCCGTCTTAAAAATACGATGGAAAGCCCAGACTATGGCCAAGAAGAAATTGTGCATCCGAGTGAAGATACGCGCCTTCACTGGACTCGTGAGTATTTGGAAAGAGCTAAGCAAGGTTATGCTGAGGTTGGTGGAACTTATACTTTATCAAAATCAGAAGAAAAGGCTGCTGACTTTGATTCAAACATGGATTTCATCAGCAAGATTATTTTTAGCATTGGCGGTTACTTTGGTGGTTATCGCAGCTATGTAATAGAGCTATCAGATGGATTGAGAGCATATACAAAGTTATGGGAAGATGAAGAACCACTTGTTCTGCTTGATGAAGATGATGAACCTTTCACAAAGGAAACCTTTATAGCTGCTCTGGCTGACCTTCACATTGGTGAGTGGCGCAGAAGATATTCAACACTGCGTTTTGGTTACACAGTATGTGATGGCACGCAGTGGGAGTTAGAATTTGAATATTATAATGGCCACAAGACGGTAAAGTTTGACGGTGATAACTCATACCCGTATAACTTCGATAAGTTTCAGATGCTATTTGGCATTGATGATACGGAGGAGGATGATGAGTAAAATCGATTATGTAAAGGAGGTTCAAAATTGGATAAAAACAAATTGAAAGCGTTATCATTTGATGAGCTGCGCACTTTGTATAGGAACTTTCTACATAGCCAAGACATTTCAAAATTAACGATCGATACTGCTTATAGTGACACCTTCTACCTATGGAGAAAAGGCAGCAAAGACCTTTTCTGGGATACAGTGACGGATACTGATTTTGAAAATGTGGCAAAGAGTGAACTAATAAAGACTCTTTCCGAGCACTCGACTGGAAACGTTAAGTCACTAGCGAGTAATTACTTGTCCCATTTAAAACGATTTCGTTTATTTTTGTCATCAAATGGGACAATGGAATCCGTTGAGATTAAAAAACCAATTAAAGTAAAGCAAATAAATATGAGTCGAGAAATAATAATTAATAAAATGTATGTTGGAGGCTATCTGTTAGAGGGCGATAATATAGGCCATGAAATCATCAATCTCTATAAGGCGGATGATGGAAAAAACTATATCTATCTCAATTCACAAGGAACAATAGACTTATCTCATGGAAAAAATAGAATAACTGTTTTGATGGTGAGAAAATTTGCAACGAAAACATATAAAGTGCTGGCCAAGGCAGATGGGGTTATGATTCTTGATTTTGCGGACAGCAGACTACCGCGAAAAGAGAGATATAAAGGGCAAGTTGCATTAGGACTGACATATGGCGGAATAAGCCTTGTAGATCTATTTAATGAGAATTCTTTTCGCGGTAGTCTAGAAGATGAAAAAAATGCTTACGCAACGTTTATTGCAGATAAGGTTATAAAGCCGAAAATGCAGATATATATTACAGATGATGCGTCAGCAAGTGGTGACAACACCTTTTTCGTTCGTACATATAAAGGATTTGGCAAACAAACATTAAGGGAATTCTATAACGAAAATGAAAAGCCGGATTCTTTCGTTGATTTGAATAAGATAATTGAGAACAAAGAGTTATGGGAAGAGGCAAACACGACACAAGCAATTTCTGAATTACCTGAACCTCAAAAAGATCCATACTTCAATTTCATGAAAATAATCAAACATGAGGACAATGAACTCGCTTTTTCGAACATGTTTGCTTACTTTTTCAATCTCAATAGAGATGCCTTTTCTCTTTTTGCTAACGATGTTCTGCATATCGAGATGCAAGCAGATTTCACTATTGAGAGAGAAAAGAAAAACATTGACCTGCTTGTATCAGATATAAATAATGTCGTCGTAATAGAAAATAAAATAAAATCGAGCATCAATGGTATTAATGACCGTCACGATATCTACAGTGATCAAGTACAATCACAACTAAAAAAATACTTTCAATTTGTTACCTCTGATGATGATTATTGCTCGAAAACAGCAAGTTGCTTTATATTTTCACCCAATTACAATCGCATTGAACTGAGCAAATTTTCGTGCGGTGAAAAATATACTGTTATTTATTATAGAGAAATTTATAATTTCTTCATTGAACATAGAAAACTGTTTGATGATGTGCCTTATTTTAATGACTTCATTAATGCAATGTACAAGCACACAAAGGACTATGATAATGAGTTAGAGGAAGAGATGCAAAGAAGATTTCAAAATACGATTTACAATGCAAAGAATCGGTAGAAATAAGTGGAGGGATAAAATGAATAAAATAACCATCGAGTTTTTTCATGACGTCATATGCAGTTTTTGTTTTCCAATGTCCTATCGGATGCGGCAGCTCCAAAAACTGATGCCGGAAATAGAAATCGTGCATCGCTCCTATGCCTTAGTGAAATCGGAACGCGATTTCGACGCGATGTTTGGTTCAAGAGCAGCAGCCAAGGCTGAGATTATGAGTCATTGGGAACATGCAAATCATAATGATGACCACCATCGGTTCAACATCTCCGGAATGCGCCAGACAGACTTTTTGTTTCCGTCTTCTATGAAAGGCCTTATTGCATGCAAAGCGGCATACTTCGTAGCGGGCGATGCTGGGTATTGGGATGTTTTTGACGCGCTGCAAAATGCCTTGTTTGTACAAAATCAAAATATTGAGGAAAACGAGATTATCGAGGACTGTGTCAGAGAAAGTGGTATAGACTTTGAGTCCTGGGTGCACCATTACAATAGCATAGAGACAAAAGATGCAGTAGAGAGTGACTTTCTTCTTGTAAAACAATATAACATTCAAGGGGTCCCGGCACTCGTCATAAATGGGAATCAGCAGATTAGCGGCGCACAACCCTTATCTAAAATTATCCAAGTCATAGAGGAAATTACAAAAGGAAAAGAACAGCCGACATCTGACGGAGCTTCCTGTCGCTTGGTGGACGGAAAAATCGAATGTGAATGATCCATTTGAAAAGTATTGATATGTTCTCACGAACAGACAAAACCATTGCTATGTTCCCTCGTCCCTAGAAAGAGCAAAAAAGGTCGTTGACCTGTTTCCACTAACGTAAGATACCAAAATTGGCAACTGACATCATAAAAAATGACTCGGGCCATCCAGAACATGGAAACATGTCTATGTTCTTTTAGATTGTTATCCAGATCAAC is a genomic window containing:
- a CDS encoding PD-(D/E)XK nuclease family protein; the encoded protein is MDKNKLKALSFDELRTLYRNFLHSQDISKLTIDTAYSDTFYLWRKGSKDLFWDTVTDTDFENVAKSELIKTLSEHSTGNVKSLASNYLSHLKRFRLFLSSNGTMESVEIKKPIKVKQINMSREIIINKMYVGGYLLEGDNIGHEIINLYKADDGKNYIYLNSQGTIDLSHGKNRITVLMVRKFATKTYKVLAKADGVMILDFADSRLPRKERYKGQVALGLTYGGISLVDLFNENSFRGSLEDEKNAYATFIADKVIKPKMQIYITDDASASGDNTFFVRTYKGFGKQTLREFYNENEKPDSFVDLNKIIENKELWEEANTTQAISELPEPQKDPYFNFMKIIKHEDNELAFSNMFAYFFNLNRDAFSLFANDVLHIEMQADFTIEREKKNIDLLVSDINNVVVIENKIKSSINGINDRHDIYSDQVQSQLKKYFQFVTSDDDYCSKTASCFIFSPNYNRIELSKFSCGEKYTVIYYREIYNFFIEHRKLFDDVPYFNDFINAMYKHTKDYDNELEEEMQRRFQNTIYNAKNR
- a CDS encoding DsbA family oxidoreductase, which produces MNKITIEFFHDVICSFCFPMSYRMRQLQKLMPEIEIVHRSYALVKSERDFDAMFGSRAAAKAEIMSHWEHANHNDDHHRFNISGMRQTDFLFPSSMKGLIACKAAYFVAGDAGYWDVFDALQNALFVQNQNIEENEIIEDCVRESGIDFESWVHHYNSIETKDAVESDFLLVKQYNIQGVPALVINGNQQISGAQPLSKIIQVIEEITKGKEQPTSDGASCRLVDGKIECE
- a CDS encoding helix-turn-helix domain-containing protein, yielding MKNSDMIRQLCEQMNISVSELARRLGQSPQNFGKKLKRETITLEELKTIADVMDVKFEQAFILPDGKEIKTGNE